A region of the Anolis sagrei isolate rAnoSag1 chromosome 4, rAnoSag1.mat, whole genome shotgun sequence genome:
ACGAGACGGACTGTCTGCCGGCGGCCGTGAGCAAGCTGCACGCGCGGGGAGGGCCCGTGGGGGCCCCGCGGCCCATGTCCGAGCTGAGCCTGGGCGAGCACGAGCGGGCCATCGACTTCAGCCCTTACCTGGACCCGCTGGCCTCGCAGCACCCGCACCAGCACGCGCCTCCTCCACCCGCGGCCACGGCAGGGGGCAACTTCGAGCCGCTTCCCTCCGGCAACaaccacaacagcagcagcagcagcaacccgGACTTCCTCTCCGACCTTTTCTCCGAGCAGGACTACAAAGCCGGGAAGAagcagcagcaccagcagcagcagcagcagcaccccgACTACACCTACATCAGCCTGGCCAAGCATAGCCACCACCCGCACCTCCACCAGGGCCAGAAGGCCTCTCTCTTGGGCTGCTTCTCGCCTCACATGGTGGAGACCAAAGTGGAGCCCGTCTTCGAGCACTTGGACTCGTGCAAAGCCGGCCCGCGCAAGGAGGACGCCGGCGGGGGAGGCGCGGCGGCCCTCGGGGGCCTCTCCTCGCCTTACGGCAGCGCCGTCCGCTCCTACTTGGGCTACCAGTCGGTGCCCAGCGGGAGCAGCGGGAACCTTTCCACCGCCTCTTCCTCCAGCCCGCCGGGGACCCCCAACCCTTCGGATTCCTCCAAGTCCGGAGGCAACCACTACGCGGCctcgggaggagggagcaacggCGGCGGCGGGAAGAGCAAGTCCAAGAAGTCCCTGGACAAGCACAGCGAGGAGTACAAGATCCGGCGCGAGCGCAACAACATCGCCGTCCGCAAGAGCCGCGACAAGGCCAAGATGCGCAACCTGGAGACGCAGCACAAGGTGCTCGAGCTCACCGCCGAGAACGAGCGGCTCCAGAAGAAGGTCGAGCAGCTCTCCCGGGAGCTCGGCACCCTCCGGAACTTGTTCAAGCAGCTCCCCGAGCCCCTCTTGGCCAACGCCGGGCACTGCTAGCCCGCGGAGACTCGGCCTCCCTTTGGACTCCCTGCTGGGAaagggattggggagaggaggggggggggcaaaggatgCCAAAAAGAGAAGCCAAAAGGGCTCTTCCTCCTCCAGAGTGGAATgcagaaacagaggctggagggccatctgtcgggggtgctttgaatgccattttcctgcttcttggcagggggttggactgggtggcccatgagggctcttccaactctgtgattctatggaaaAGTTTGGGGTTTGTGGATTTGTTGTGTTGCctttcttcctgccttcccttcttctccaagGAGGCCTCCTTTAGACTACTTTCTCAAACTCTTCCCGGCCCAGCATGTTGGACTTCAGCGCCCAAATTCCCCGCACATTagtcctgggagctgaagtccaaagcgcATGGCAGAGAgaaggtgatagtatgatagctgggtccgaaGCTCTGAGCCTTACGCTGTTTCTGCTCCTTTGGGAGCACTGTTTGCGCAACGCAGAACaaacacagatattatagaaggaatgtaagagttctttaatggtaaaaccctaacccttatgcaaaaccttacccttaccccTAATCCTAgcccaaaccctaatcctaacccaaaccctaaaccttaccctaagccTAGCTCCTaacccctaatcctaaccctaccccaaaccctaacccgaaacCTTATCCTAactctcccctcctttctgtccttccaccaaatgcaactacTAAGTATATTCCCAGCGTCAGTGttctgctctccccttcccttatcCGCATCCGCCATTGCGGAATGTGCACAAtgctcagagcttccggacccagctatcatactatcaccaagAGAAGTTTGTACATTGTGGAATTGATTcagttcaatgtgttgtcaaaggctttcgtggccagaatcactggggccccttccacacagctgaataagatcccacgctatctgctttgaactggatatatggaagtgtggactcaaataacccagttcaaagcagatattgtgggttattctgccttgatattatgggagataaggctgtgtggaagggccctgggttgctGGGTTgctttcccaggctgtatggccatgttccagaagcattctctcctgacatttcgcctgcatctatggcaggcatcctcagaggtggtgagacctCTGGAACATGACCGttcagtccggaaaactcacaacaacccagtggttcagTTCAGTTGGAGACCacttttgactgccatggctcgatgctgctagaacctgggagctgcagtttcccaaggtctgccAAAGAGGAGATTAGCACCTTAGGGAGTTGAGCATGTATCAGGCCAACTTGagcctgccaggtgttttggacttcacctcccacaattcctaacagcctcaggccccttccttttccccctcagctgcttaagcggctgagggggaaaaggaaaggaccagaggctgttaggaattgtggggcttgaagtccaaaacacctggagggcccaagttggcccatacctgatctacacactgtagaactaataataataataataacaacaatagcaataataacttttatttgctatctgcctctcctcacagcttgaggcAAGTAAAGACAGTGGAGTTTCCATCTCTGGAgggtttggatggccatctatcaggagtgctttggtttaTGGCAAGGAGTTTGAACTGCATAGTTTTTGTGGTCTCTTAACCTTTTCTGAAAATGGATAAAACAaaggaccataataataataatttgtgtttcaaataataataataataataataataataataattcaggaccataaaataataacaatttgctcaagcaaccagaaattacaCTTACCTGGCATCTGCCAATCCCTCTGGGTCCTTTCCACATAGCCGTATAATCCAGAatctatatcaaggcagaaaatcccaccatatctgctttgaaatgggttatatgagtccacactgccatgtattccagttcaaagcagataaatgtgggattttctgccttgatagggCCCTGGGTCAGttcattgagggcccttccacacagccctataacccagaatatcaaggcagaaaatcccaccatacctactttgaactgggttatctgaagctCTTTCTgcatagctgaataaaaccccacatctactttgaactggaatatatggcagtgtgaactcagatgactcagttcaaagcagatattgtaggattttctgccttgattttctgggcgacatggctgtgtggaagggccatgagtctgcactgctatatatcccagttcaaggcagatgtgggattttattcagttctgTGGAAGGGGGATGACagtctaatatttatttaaaaacatagaatcaaaaTTGAAAGCACCAATACTGACCAGATGTCGTTTTGACACCACATCTGAATGCTCTGAAGTTTTGGGGtctatagtttagtgaggcaccagaagAAGGTGGAAGTTTGCAAAGacacctcccaggatcccatggcagGAAAAGAGGTGCTGaaatgcatgaattctacagtgtacttGAACCCCAAGTTGGGAAAGCCGGGGAGGGGGAGCGGGAATTGTTATAagatatatatctctatatagggagagagagagagagagaaggcccaGAGGgtttacatatatattatattatggttttattttgtgtgtgccTTTAATTGACACTCTGATGTTGGGAGAAGCCTTTCTGGCTGCAACTGTGCTTTAGAACTCCTTCGGCTGGCGGGGGGAGTCTCCTGCCCATTTCCACCCAAAGGCATCCTTATTTTCCTCCTCCACAACTTCActtatatttttttctgatgatGCCAAATCGAACACAAGCCATGGTAGTTCAGATCAGATATATTTTCAGGgttgtttctcccccccccctttccttttttttgttggttgaatgttagtgttatttaaggagtaaagaaagagagagatataaTAGCATAAAAGTTGAGAGAAAGGGAGTCTGGAGTGATGCAATCTTTAAAACATGGCTGGGAAGCTCGCTCGCTGCACATGATGCAACTTCGTGTAACTGTCAGTCATGGATTGAGTAATCTGTTAAAGATGTTCTtacaggttttttttattatgataAAGAATGAtctatttctatatatatatgtatatatataaaggaCATATGTATATTTTGGGATCTATGCATTCTTGCTACCAAGCATtaatgaacaattttaataaaactttattgcTAGGATGGACAATGAGAGCTTGTTTTTTAAAGTCATTCACAGCAACAAAGGTTTACATTCGTGGGAGAGAGGAGACGgtggcgcgggggggggggggggggtcttgaacCACCATGCAGGTGGTTGGTTAACCCTGGCATTGCTTCTATCCAGCTAAACAAGTTCTGGATTTCTCTCACCATCTAGCTAAAAAATTGCTGCTCATTCTTTCAAGCCCAAGAGAATTGGAAGATAACCAGCACAGTAAGTCTCTGTGTTCCCTCCTTATTTTCAAAATACCGATTTATTATAATATGAGTGGGATGTTGGGGTGGGATAAGGCAACATTAAAAAAGGAGAGTAATGCCTGTGCCTGTGAAGATTTTAATGCAAATGCTCCGTTGATGTCTGCTTGGTTTGATTAGAGCCAATAAGTGcacctgcattgtagaattaatgcagtttgggaccattttaactcccatggcaaaactctggaatcatgagatttgtagtttgctgaggcaccaacaCATTTGGGCAGAGAATACTAAAgggcttgtaaaactataactcccctgattccataccattgaactatggcagttaaaatggttttagaactgcattaattctacagtgtagattcacccactATTTCAGATGGGTTTCGCTTATTGATAGGAAGGATATAGAAGTATGTGTTATCAAaacctttcatggccggaatcgctgggttgctgtgggtgTTCCagtctcctttggaggcttttaaatagaggctgagtGGCcctctcttgggggtgctttgaatgtgattttcctgcttcttgacaggagattggactggctggcgcatgaggtctcttccaactctatgattctatggccatgttcagaagcattctctcctgacatttcacccacatctatggcaggcatcctcaatgtgtggcaggcatcctcacaatctgtgaggatgcctgccatagatgtgagtgaaatgtcaggagagaatgcttctggaacatgcccatacagcccggaaaacttgcaGCAGCCCCGATATAGAAGTAAAATGAAAGTTTTGAACTCTATGTGGAGGAAAATACATTTGAGTTTGTGCAGGGCAATTTCTTTCACTTTCGCGTGTACATGAGAAAGCTGTTCCAAGTAACTTTACTATGGGCGATTTAACTAAAGTTTCTAGAAAGGGGTGGACaatctatgccaggggtcctcagacttttgaaacagagggccaagtcacagtccctcaaactgttggagggccagattataatttgaaaaaaacatgaatgaattcctatgcacactgcacctatcttatttgtagtgcaaaaaaaaaaactttaaaaaaatacaataattaaaatgaagatcaattttaacaaatataaacttattagtatttcaatgggaagtgtgggtctgcttttgcctgatgagataggattgttgttgttgtgtgttttcaagttgtttcagacttaggttgaccctgagcgagggccgggtaaatgaccttggagggctgtatccggcccccgggccttagtttgaggaccccttatcTATGCCATCAGAGCAACTTCTAGAATGTGATTGGGGAGGATCCCATTACATTCCGAGAATCCCATATTTTAGTGTGGTAGTTAAACAAGTTTCTAATTCTCAGTGTTGAGGTGAAATTGAGCATATTGGGTTAAGATATGCAAATGTGTCTAAGCAAGGGTGTGAACTCTGATATTCGGGTTCATTGTATTTTTTCAGATTCTTTTAAAATTCATAGATTTTAGGGGTAAAATTAAGAGTTAGAgctgacatgggcaaactttggctctcctggtgttttgaacttttaactcccaccattcctaacagccccaggccccttcgttttccccctcagccacttaagtggcttaagcggctgaggggggaaaggaaggggcctgaggctgttaggaatggtgggagttaaaagttcaaaacaccaggagagccaaagtttgcccatgcctgagttagagGCTTGCCGAACAGTCTTAAGCAATGGGGTTGTCCTGGAAAGCCTTGACACTAGCAGAAAGATGAGAAGGCACAATAAGTGCAATCCTTGTCTCCCAGCTTAGCATCTGCCATATTAAAGTAAATTAGATGCAAATTGTCTTAATTGCACCAAGCAAAAATAAGGCAATTAGCTCCAGCCTCTGGCTCCTTGTGGATTTCCAATGCTGACTTCAGGCACAAAACTCCTGCCCTTTTTCTAACCCATCAGCCTTACGttgtcattcatttttttaatgattcTGCCATTCAAGGGGAAATATGTGTTATATTCAGACTGAATGCAGGCAGAGCCTAAGTGGATGCATGTCTGTGGACACAAGCAAGTGACAAAGGCTGTAAGGGCAGGATGGGGTAATGGTTCTGTCCCACTGTTGGGCTTCCCAGAAACATCTGTCTGGCCACTGTCTAAACAGAATGACGGACTTTATGTTCTTAAAAAATGGTGCCAAATGTGCTTCCCAGGCTTTGAGAAATCATGTGAAGGATTTCTCAAAGCCTGGAAGCTGAACTTTCCTGGCCTTGTCGCTCTTGTCTCTGTGTTGCTTGTAAAATGTGAACAGTGCCTGGAGTTTACAATGTGTACATACATGTGCACACTCATgctcggtgtgtgtgtgtggatgaagGATTCAAAAAAaggattgacaagctggaacatgtccagagaagagcgaccaaaatgataaaaagtctggaaactaagccctatgaagagcagctgagGGAACTGAGTATGTCTAGCTTGCAAAAAAAGAGGACTGAGAGGGGACatggttaaatatttgaaaagatgccaCATTGAGGAGAGGACAAGCTTGTTTCCCGTTGCTCTGGGGACTAGGCCATGGAGCAATAGATTTAAATTGCAGGCGAAGaggttccatctaaacattaggaagaactttctgtcaATTAAGAGCTCTTCAAAGGTGGAATGTGCTGCCTCAGAGAGCGCCGGAGTCTCCTTCTCCGAAGGCTTTTGAATGGAGGCTGGATGATCagatgttgggagtgctttgatggtgtgttcctgcattgaagggggctgggctggatggcccttgtggtctttttcaGCTCAGTGAATCTATGTTTTGGTCCTATGCTATGGATGTTTGTTAAAGCATGTCTTCCTCCTAAGCTCTGATATTCAgatcctatagcagtggttctcaatcttcctaattcccttagtacagttcctcatgttgtggtgacccccaaccataacatgttcgttgctacttcataattgtaactttgctactgttacaaattgtaatataaatatctgatatgcacaatgtattttcattcagtggaccaaatttggcacaaatacctgatacacccaaatttgaatactgggggattgattttgtcacttgggagctgtagttgctgggatttatagttcacctacaatcaaagagcattttagactccaccaatgatggaattgaaccaaacttggcacatagaactcccatgaccaacagaaaatactggaagggtctggtgggcattgaccttgagtttgggacttgtagttcacctacatccagggagcactgtggtctcaagcaatgatggatctggaccaaagtaggcacgaatactcaatatgcccaaatgtgaacactggtggagtttgtggaaaacagatcttgacatttgggagttgtagttgctgggatatatagttcaattaaagagcattctgaactccaccaacaggccagacttcccacacagaacccccatgaccaactgaaaattctgtgttttctgatggtctttggtgacccctctgtcactccctcatgaccccccccccaacccccaggttgaaaaaacTCTGTCCTATAGCATTTATTTAACTCTTTTCTGGCTACCCTTTGAAGATGCAAAACTCAGAAGTCACATTATGTCATATTTTAGTATTTGAAAATTGTACTTCCCAGAATCTCCCAATCAGTGAGGGGCCTCTGAGAAATGAAatccaaaatgtaactttcccaGTCTGTGTGCTCTGTAACACAGATTCTTATAGGAAAAGAAGATGACCTCATTGATTTATTTCTTACTGATGAAATtgttttttaagcaactgatacAGAGTTATGGAAGAGCAGAGTTCAACTTTTGCCTATAAGATTTAGTATATGCCCCTGTTGTCAGAATCCCATGACCACCATTTGGGTCTGCCGGACGCCATTGCAACCTCCACAACCCTTTGCCAGGAGGTTTGTAAGGATGTGCACCAAAGGGATGAGGTAAACTATCTTTGTGTTGTTCTATGGATTGTGTATAGGTATGGAGACTATTTGGGAATTATATGCAGACTTCAACGGGAGTCGCTGTACCCTGTATTGGGCCAGAAGCCAAATACATGTGAAAACATAGCTGTGAAAAGAGACTTTAAAACAAATCTAATCAGTTGGACTTCAAGGTATAATGATCTGTTGATATAAACTCATTGTATCCAATATAACAAATCAGTTTCTATCATTATCAGGGATAGCCAATCACTGTTTGTCTTAGGTTGCAATCTTCTTTGTGTTTACTAGGGAGTAAGTCCTGTCAAATTCACTTTAAGCCTGAATAAATACATACAGATTTAGTTTCTTACAATGCAATCCTAGCTATATCTTCTCAGGCGCAAGTTCCATTGTGTTCAGGAGACTTAACTCCCATCTAAGTGCGTATAAGATTCCAGCCACAATCTGGTAAAAGGAAAAGTCAGCATGTGTTGCGTACGTGCAATGCGCTGTGATATGGGACATTGGAAGGGAGCATAAAATGGTGTCATGCTCTATGTTGGCTTTTCCCAGCATGTTTTGCTTATTTCCACTCACTTCTTAACCACATCAGAGCCTGGAAAAATGAATTGgttgactacagctcccagaatccccacccTGTGGCTAGGCTGGCTGAGGATTCTGGGTGTTATAGTCTTTCAAATAATGTTTTCCTCCCAGTCTCTGCTTCACATACTGATTTCTTAGCCACAAAACACAGGCCCCAGATCTGGGCACAGAATGACTAGGTCTATCTGCCCAACAGGGTTTTGAGACCTGTATTTCTGGAACAGCAACTTTAATCTACGTTTATGGGTCACATGAAGAATCTGTTGAGGAATAACAGCCCTTTCAGGTGTACAGAAGTAGTTTTGCATACCGTTTACTGGATTGCAGCTTTATGTTGCAATCTTGCTCTGACAAAATCCAGAGAGTCAGAAACCAAGGAGTTACTCTGGGCCGCCATATGccccatattatttttattttacttctttGAAGAGCAAACCATGTTATGTCATGGTTTGGAAACTCAAACTTTGCTTGCCACATGTTCTATACCAAGATCCATAGCACCCTTGGGGGTTTTCTAGTAACTGATTGGTGTTTGAAAAGGTCTCAAGCTTATGTTAACATAGGTGCCAGTGAACATGTTGACAGGTATACATATGTGTTGAATTCATATTTTGTCTTATTGCTATATGATATGATATTCactgccccggtggcgcagtgggttaaaccactgagctgctgaacttgctgactgaaaggtcacagattcgaatccggggagcagcgttagctcccgctgttagccccagcttctgccaacctagcaatttgaaaacatgcaaatatgagtagatcaataggtatcactccgggggtaaggtaacggcgctccatgtagtcatgccagccacttgaccttggaggtgtctatggacaacgctggctcttcagcttaggaatggagatgagcaccaacccccagagtcagactcgactggacttaatgtcatgggaaaaccttttcctttatgTAGGATCTTCTGAGAACTTTCCCCACTGAGCCTAACACTGCATAAACCATGAGATATTTCTAACTCCTTTtctatatatttcttttaaaatgtttttagaacttttggggaaagtatttagaacTATCTTACAATTATGGGCATGTTCCAAATGGAagtaaatacttttaaaattaattgaTTCCAGTGTGAGATATTTAAGTATTTCTTTAATCCAGGACTTCAAAGCGGATTGTGCACCTGGCTGCTCAACATATTCTGAATTGGCTCCTTATTGAAGTTAAAGTGGGCAAGCAAGCTTCAGTATGGATCAAATTGTAAAACTGCCAAATTCTGTCCATATTTAATGATACGCTTATGTACAATTGATGTTGTAATTAATTTAAGTATGAATTAGTTCTAAGTTAAGTGCATTTCTTGTAAGATAATTTGATATGATTCAGTCTGAACTTTTGGAATTAAATATTCATTTAAGGTGCATCATACAACACACATCGAATATTATGGCATTTTTGTAGAGCTGAAGGGATTCGATTACTACTTTTATCTGTTCATGAAAACTTTGGTTGCTCCCCCtagattaaaaaataaacacatatattcactgataaaatatacatatttctgtGACATTGGCATGAGATTTAAACAGCACTTATCTGATACCAGTGTCCAAAGAGGAGACTGTGTTAGCTTGTTGTAGCAAAATGAACACAACACATTGCTGTTCCTGCTCCATTTTGTGTTTATTGAAATCTAACTTTTCCTTCCAAATAAATCTCAAACTAACAAACAGTGTCATAGAAAAATGAGTACATTAATAGAGGTGTTGCAGATTCATGAAAAAATTGTTATGCTACAACAAAGCTGTTAGCCTTCAAGATGGCAAAAAGGTCTTATTTTAACTGCCACTAAACCTAGATTAACTCTGTATGATTTTACTAGTAAGTTActttgaaatgtattttcttGTAAGCCATAGTATGTAAGTAATCACATAATTCTGAGCCAGAACACAAAGAAATAATAAGTGAGTTTGCATGCTTGTTACATATAtttccaaaatgtgtgtgtgtgtgtgtgtgtacacacacacattttggagAAGCGATTTTCTGCCTGGGGGATTTTATGGGTTATAATCCATTTTAATCCCAATTTACTGTGCAGCTCATATAGAGTTCACAAGTAGACTCATTTCCAACCATTGCTCAAACTTGTAATCACTTAGCTTCAGTAAAAGGGCTACTAAACTTGTCTTCAGGAATGAAGACCCCTCAGTTCTTC
Encoded here:
- the CEBPB gene encoding CCAAT/enhancer-binding protein beta translates to MKRLVAWDQACLPLPPSAFKSMEVANLYYETDCLPAAVSKLHARGGPVGAPRPMSELSLGEHERAIDFSPYLDPLASQHPHQHAPPPPAATAGGNFEPLPSGNNHNSSSSSNPDFLSDLFSEQDYKAGKKQQHQQQQQQHPDYTYISLAKHSHHPHLHQGQKASLLGCFSPHMVETKVEPVFEHLDSCKAGPRKEDAGGGGAAALGGLSSPYGSAVRSYLGYQSVPSGSSGNLSTASSSSPPGTPNPSDSSKSGGNHYAASGGGSNGGGGKSKSKKSLDKHSEEYKIRRERNNIAVRKSRDKAKMRNLETQHKVLELTAENERLQKKVEQLSRELGTLRNLFKQLPEPLLANAGHC